From one Neofelis nebulosa isolate mNeoNeb1 chromosome 4, mNeoNeb1.pri, whole genome shotgun sequence genomic stretch:
- the LOC131508620 gene encoding olfactory receptor 7A10-like, producing MYLIIVFGNLLIVLAVSSDSHLHTPMYFFLANLSFVDICFTSTVIPKMLWNIQTQSKVITYAGCITQMYFFLLFVELDIFLLTVMAYDRFVAICHPLNYMVIMNPRLCGLLVLVSWIMFVSLFYCTGLGVYLSSAATQSSHSSATASVVYTVVTPMLNPFIYSLRNKDMKGVFGNILSHMAKYPHGPTPAWLRTAVPGFENWKHRDRIPIKASSSMTIYNCDIMIYWVAGWRHFSPLLRMRLRADKPCSNPPQEASSAI from the exons ATGTACCTGATCATTGTGTTTGGAAACCTGCTCATCGTCCTAGCTGTCAGTTCTGACTCCCACCTCCAcacacccatgtacttcttcctggccaaCCTGTCCTTTGTGGACATCTGCTTCACCTCTACTGTCATCCCAAAGATGCTCTGGAACATCCAGACTCAGAGCAAAGTCATAACCTATGCAGGCTGCATCACACAGATGTACTTTTTCCTACTCTTTGTAGAATTAGACATCTTTCTCCTGACTGTGATGGCTTACGACCGCTTTGTGGCCATCTGTCACCCCCTGAACTACATGGTCATCATGAACCCCCGGCTCTGTGGACTGCTGGTTCTGGTGTCCTGGATCATGT TTGTCTCCCTATTTTATTGTACTGGCCTGGGAGTGTACCTTAGCTCTGCTGCTACCCAGAGCTCCCACTCAAGTGCCACAGCCTCAGTGGTGTATACAGTGGTCACAcccatgctgaaccccttcatctacagcctgaggaacaaAGACATGAAGGGG GTGTTTGGCAACATCCTTTCACACATGGCCAAATATCCCCACGGGCCAACTCCTGCCTGGTTGAGAACCGCTGTGCCAGGGTTTGAGAACTGGAAGCATCGTGACCGAATTCCAATCAAGGCTTCATCCAGCATGACAATTTATAACTGCGATATTatgattt actgggtggctgggtggcgccatttttcacCGCTCCTGCGCATGCGCCTGCGCGCCGACAAGCCCTGCAGCAATCCACCCCaggaggctagcagcgccatctag
- the LOC131510479 gene encoding olfactory receptor-like protein OLF4, whose amino-acid sequence MKVCVKCTHVISFFPRSHLHHMELSNKTQISEFFLLGFSEEPELQPLIFGLFLSMYLITVFGNLLIILAISTDPNLHTPMYFFLANLSFVDICFTSTTIPKMLWNIQTQSKVITYEDCIAQMNFFIIFSVLDDFLLSVMAYDRFVAICHPLHYTIIMNPQLCGLLVLVSWIMSVLYSLLQTLMVLWLSFCTEVEIPHFFCELNQMIQLACSDTFLNDMMMYFATVLLGGAPLAGVLYSYSKIVSSIRRISSALGKYKAFSTCASHLSVVSLFYCTGLGVYLSSAATQGSHSSATASVMYTVVTPMLNPFIYSLRNRDIKGALRRFSTMAAIKGLIVLG is encoded by the coding sequence ATGAAGGTTTGTGTGAAATGTACTCATGTTATCTCCTTCTTTCCAAGAAGCCACCTCCACCACATGGAATTGAGCAACAAAAcacaaatttcagaattttttcttctgggattttcAGAAGAACCAGAACTACAGCCCCTCATATTTGGGCTTTTCCTCTCCATGTACCTGATCACTGTATTTGGAAACCTGCTCATCATCttggccatcagcacagaccccaacctccacacccccatgtacttcttcctggccaaCCTGTCCTTTGTAGACATTTGCTTCACCTCCACCACCATCCCGAAGATGCTCTGGAACATCCAGACCCAGAGCAAAGTCATAACCTATGAGGACTGCATTGCACAGATGAACTTCTTCATAATCTTTTCAGTGTTGGATGACTTTCTCCTGAGtgtgatggcctatgaccggTTTGTGGCCATCTGTCACCCCCTGCACTACACAATCATCATGAACCCCCAGCTCTGTGGACTCCTGGTTCTGGTGTCCTGGATCATGAGTGTTCTTTATTCCTTGTTACAAACCTTAATGGTGTTGTGGCTGTCCTTCTGTACAGAGGTGGAAATCCCCCACTTTTTCTGTGAACTCAATCAGATGATCCAACTTGCCTGTTCTGACACCTTTCTTAATGACATGATGATGTATTTTGCAACTGTGCTGCTGGGTGGTGCTCCCCTGGCTGGGGTCCTTTACTCTTATTCTAAGATAGTTTCCTCCATACGTAGGATCTCATCAGCTCTGGGCAAGTATAAGGCATTTTCCACCTGTGCATCTCACCTCTCGGTTGTCTCCTTATTTTATTGTACTGGCCTGGGAGTGTACCTCAGCTCTGCTGCTACCCAGGGCTCCCACTCAAGTGCCACAGCCTCAGTGATGTACACGGTGGTCACgcccatgctgaaccccttcatctacagcctgaggaacagaGACATAAAGGGCGCTCTGAGGAGATTCTCTACAATGGCAGCTATAAAAGGGCTAATTGTCTTGGGCTGA